One genomic window of Arthrobacter sp. KBS0703 includes the following:
- a CDS encoding DUF503 domain-containing protein → MWIGWIEFDILLGDVQSLKKKRSFIRPLLAEVKRRFDVSVAEVGDHEQYRRARVGAGLVAADRAHLVEVLTAVERFVAARPEIELLSARQRELHSED, encoded by the coding sequence ATGTGGATCGGATGGATTGAGTTCGACATCCTTCTCGGGGACGTCCAGAGCCTTAAGAAGAAGCGCTCCTTCATCAGGCCGCTGCTGGCGGAGGTCAAGCGCCGCTTCGACGTCTCCGTTGCAGAAGTCGGGGACCATGAGCAGTACCGGCGCGCCCGGGTGGGGGCCGGACTGGTCGCCGCCGACCGGGCGCACCTTGTGGAGGTGCTCACCGCCGTCGAGCGCTTCGTGGCTGCCCGGCCGGAGATCGAGCTGCTCAGCGCGCGGCAGCGCGAACTCCACAGCGAGGACTAA
- a CDS encoding putative quinol monooxygenase, with protein MIFIVVKFKVKPDWSEKWLDLVADFTEATRHEPGNLWFDWSRSVDDPHEFVLVEAFKDDAAGDHVNSAHFKKAMADMPQALAETPHIISRQLDGEGWDRMGELTI; from the coding sequence GTGATCTTTATTGTCGTTAAATTCAAGGTCAAGCCCGACTGGTCCGAGAAGTGGCTCGACCTCGTGGCTGACTTCACCGAGGCCACCCGGCATGAGCCCGGCAACCTCTGGTTCGACTGGTCCCGCAGCGTGGACGATCCCCACGAGTTTGTGCTGGTGGAAGCGTTCAAGGACGACGCCGCGGGGGACCACGTCAACAGTGCCCACTTCAAGAAGGCCATGGCCGACATGCCGCAGGCACTCGCGGAGACACCGCACATCATCAGCCGCCAGCTCGACGGCGAGGGCTGGGACCGGATGGGCGAACTCACCATCTGA
- a CDS encoding DUF1990 family protein → MTEKRLARGELNYPGIGSTEYGQPPEGFPCLVSQNYLGEGLAVYRRVVRGVLAWELQRRSGLRVRTESAVVVPGARVVSGFGIGPFRINAPCEVVWVHRPLPGDGPQSAGFAYGTLPGHPERGEEAFEVQIDASGSVFLKITAFSRHSNWFYTAGGAFARRAQSLITSRYIEGARQLTAGES, encoded by the coding sequence TTGACTGAAAAGCGCCTGGCACGCGGCGAGCTCAACTACCCCGGCATCGGTTCCACCGAGTACGGCCAGCCCCCGGAGGGATTCCCGTGCCTGGTGTCGCAGAACTACCTCGGCGAAGGCCTCGCCGTCTACCGCAGGGTGGTGCGCGGAGTGCTGGCCTGGGAGCTGCAGCGGCGGTCCGGGCTGCGGGTCCGCACGGAGTCCGCCGTCGTGGTCCCGGGCGCGCGCGTGGTGAGCGGCTTCGGCATCGGTCCTTTCCGCATCAACGCCCCGTGCGAGGTTGTGTGGGTCCACCGGCCGCTGCCGGGCGACGGGCCGCAGTCGGCGGGCTTCGCCTACGGCACGCTGCCGGGTCATCCCGAGCGGGGCGAGGAGGCGTTCGAGGTCCAGATCGATGCGAGCGGCAGCGTGTTCCTCAAGATCACGGCCTTCAGCCGGCACTCCAACTGGTTCTACACGGCGGGCGGCGCCTTTGCCAGGCGGGCGCAGAGCCTCATCACTTCCCGATACATTGAAGGTGCACGCCAACTCACCGCAGGTGAAAGCTGA